A portion of the Callithrix jacchus isolate 240 chromosome 13, calJac240_pri, whole genome shotgun sequence genome contains these proteins:
- the CCAR2 gene encoding cell cycle and apoptosis regulator protein 2 isoform X1, giving the protein MSQFKRQRINPLPGGRNFSGTASTSLLGPPPGLLTPPVATELSQNARHLQGGEKQRVFTGIVTSLHDYFGVVDEEVFFQLSVVKGRLPQLGEKVLVKAAYNPGQAVPWNAVKVQTLSNQPLLKSPAPPLLHVAALGQKQGILGAQPQLIFQPHRIPPLFPQKPLSLFQTSHTLHLSHLNRFPARGPHGRLDQGRSDDYDSKKRKQRAGGEPWGAKKPRHDLPPYRVHLTPYTVDSPICDFLELQRRYRSLLVPSDFLSVHLSWLSAFPLSQPFSLHHPSRIQVSSEKEAAPEAGAEPIPADSDPAYSSKVLLLSSPGLEELYRCCMLFVDDMAEPRETPEHPLKQIKFLLGRKEEEAVLVGGEWSPSLDGLNPQADPQVLVRTAIRWAQAQTGIDLSSCTKWWRFAEFQYLQPGPPRRLQTVVVYLPDVWTIMPTLEEWEALCQQKAAEAAPSTQEAPGETEPTEQAPDASEQVADTSRRNTETPEATTQQETDTDLPEAPPPPLEPAVIARPGCVNLSLHGIVEDRRPKERISFEVMVLAELFLEMLQRDFGYRVYKMLLSLPEKVVSPPEPEKEEVAKEEATKEEEAIKEEVVKEPKDEVHNEGPAAESEPQLKEDGLLAKPPSSGGEEEEKPRGEASEDLCEMALDPELLLLRDDGEEEFAGAKLEDSEVRSVASNQSEMEFSSLQDMPKELDPSAVLPLDCLLAFVFFDANWCGYLHRRDLERILLTLGIRLSAEQAKQLVSRVVTQNICQYRSLQYSRQESLDGGLPEEVLFGNLDLLPTPGKSMKPGATPMEHKALVSHNGSLINVGSLLQRAEQQDSGRLYLENKIHTLELKLEESHNRFSATEVTNKTLAAEMQELRARLAEAEETARMAERQKSQLQRLLQELRRRLAPLQLEMQRVVEKADSWVEKEEPAPSN; this is encoded by the exons ATGTCCCAGTTTAAGCGTCAGCGGATCAACCCGCTTCCAGGGGGACGAAACTTCTCAG GCACAGCTTCAACATCTCTTCTGGGACCTCCTCCTGGTTTGCTCACTCCTCCTGTGGCCACAGAACTGTCCCAGAATGCCAGGCACCTTCAG GGTGGGGAGAAACAGCGGGTCTTCACTGGTATCGTTACCAGCTTGCATGACTACTTTGGGGTTGTGGATGAAGAGGTCTTCTTTCAGCTAAG TGTGGTGAAGGGCCGGCTACCCCAGCTGGGTGAGAAGGTGCTGGTGAAGGCTGCATACAACCCAGGCCAGGCAGTGCCCTGGAATGCTGTCAAGGTGCAAACGCTCTCCAACCAG cccctaCTGAAGTCCCCGGCACCTCCCCTTCTGCATGTAGCAGCCCTGGGCCAGAAGCAAGGGATTCTGGGAGCTCAGCCTCAGTTGATCTTCCAGCCTCACCGGATTCCCCCACTCTTTCCTCAGAAGC CTCTGAGTCTCTTCCAAACATCCCACACACTTCACCTGAGCCACCTGAACAGATTTCCTGCCCGGGGCCCTCATGGACGGTTGGATCAGGGCCGAAG CGATGACTATGACTCCAAGAAACGCAAACAGCGGGCCGGCGGAGAGCCCTGGGGTGCTAAGAAGCCAAGGCATGACCTGCCTCCTTACCGGGTCCACCTCACTCCCTACACTGTGGACAG CCCCATCTGTGACTTCCTAGAACTCCAGCGCCGTTACCGCAGCCTCCTGGTCCCCTCAGATTTTCTGTCCGTGCATTTGAGCTGGCTGTCAGCATTCCCTCTGAGCCAGCCCTTTTCCCTCCATCATCCGAGCCGGATCCAGGTCTCTTCCGAAAAGGAGGCAGCTCCAGAGGCTGGTGCTGAGCCCATCCCTGCAGACAGCGACCCCGCTTATAGTTCCAAG GTACTGCTGCTTTCTTCCCCGGGGTTGGAGGAGTTGTATCGTTGTTGCATGCTCTTTGTGGATGACATGGCTGAGCCAAGGGAGACGCCAGAGCATCCTCTGAAGCAGATTAAG TTTTTGCTGGGCAGGAAAGAAGAGGAGGCAGTACTGGTTGGGGGTGAATGGTCTCCTTCCCTGGATGGCCTCAACCCCCAGGCTGACCCTCAGGTGCTGGTGCGCACCGCCATCCGCTGGGCGCAGGCCCAGACCGGCATTGACTTGAGCAGCTGCACGAAGTG GTGGCGCTTTGCTGAGTTTCAGTACCTGCAGCCAGGCCCCCCCCGGCGGCTGCAGACAGTGGTGGTGTACCTGCCGGATGTCTGGACCATCATGCCTACTTTGGAGGAGTGGGAGGCCCTGTGCCAGCAGAAAGCTGCAGAGGCAGCTCCCTCGACCCAAGAGGCACCAGGG GAAACGGAACCTACTGAACAGGCACCTGATGCCTCAGAGCAAGTGGCAGATACTTCTAGACGGAACACAGAGACTCCAGAGGCCACCACTCAGCAGGAAACGGACACTGATCTTCCAGAGGCCCCTCCGCCGCCACTGGAACCTGCTGTCATCGCACGCCCTGGCTGTGTAAACCTGTCTCTCCATGGGATTGTGGAGGATCGGAGGCCAAAAGAAAGGATCTCTTTTGAG GTGATGGTGCTGGCCGAGCTGTTTCTGGAGATGCTCCAGAGGGATTTTGGCTATAGGGTTTATAAGATGCTGCTAAGCCTTCCTGAAAAGGTGGTGTCCCCACCTGAAcctgagaaggaggaggtggcCAAGGAGGAAGCCACCAAGGAAGAAGAAGCCATCAAAGAGGAGGTGGTCAAGGAGCCCAAGGATGAGGTACACAATGAGGGCCCGGCTGCAGAGTCAGAGCCCCAGTTG AAGGAGGATGGGCTTTTGGCCAAACCACCATCTTCTgggggagaagaagaagaaaaaccccGGGGTGAGGCTTCCGAGGACCTGTGTGAGATGGCCCTGGACCCAGAACTGCTGCTTCTGAGGGATGATGGAGAGGAGGAGTTCG CAGGAGCAAAGCTGGAGGATTCAGAGGTTCGTTCTGTTGCCTCAAACCAGTCAGAGATGGAGTTCTCTTCACTTCAGGACATG CCCAAGGAGCTGGATCCCTCTGCTGTGCTCCCTTTGGACTGTCTGCTTGCTTTTGTGTTCTTTGATGCCAACTGGTGTGGCTACTTGCACCGGCGAGACTTGGAGAGGATCCTCCTTACCCTTGGGATCCGGCTCAGTGCAGAGCAG GCCAAGCAGCTGGTCAGTAGGGTGGTGACCCAGAACATCTGCCAGTACCGGAGCCTTCAGTATAGCCGCCAAGAGAGCTTGGACGGTGGCCTTCCGGAGGAGGTGCTCTTTG GAAACCTGGATCTGCTGCCTACTCCTGGGAAAAGCATGAAGCCAGGTGCCACCCCCATGGAGCACAAAGCTTTGGTGTCCCACAATGGCAGCCTGATCAACGTAGGGAGTCTGCTACAGCGTGCAGAGCAGCAGGACAGTGGGCGGCTTTACCTGGAGAACAAGATCCACACACTGGAGCTgaagctgg AGGAGAGCCATAACCGTTTCTCAGCCACTGAAGTTACAAATAAGACGCTGGCGGCAGAGATGCAGGAGCTGCGAGCCCGGCTGGCGGAGGCCGAGGAAACCGCCCGGATGGCAGAGCGACAGAAGAGCCAGCTCCAGCGGCTGCTGCAGGAGCTCCGCAGGCGCCTGGCCCCCCTGCAGCTGGAGATGCAGCGGGTGGTGGAAAAG GCTGACAGCTGGGTGGAGAAGGAGGAGCCGGCACCTAGCAACTGA
- the CCAR2 gene encoding cell cycle and apoptosis regulator protein 2 isoform X2, whose amino-acid sequence MSQFKRQRINPLPGGRNFSGTASTSLLGPPPGLLTPPVATELSQNARHLQGGEKQRVFTGIVTSLHDYFGVVDEEVFFQLSVVKGRLPQLGEKVLVKAAYNPGQAVPWNAVKVQTLSNQPLLKSPAPPLLHVAALGQKQGILGAQPQLIFQPHRIPPLFPQKPLSLFQTSHTLHLSHLNRFPARGPHGRLDQGRSDDYDSKKRKQRAGGEPWGAKKPRHDLPPYRVHLTPYTVDSPICDFLELQRRYRSLLVPSDFLSVHLSWLSAFPLSQPFSLHHPSRIQVSSEKEAAPEAGAEPIPADSDPAYSSKVLLLSSPGLEELYRCCMLFVDDMAEPRETPEHPLKQIKFLLGRKEEEAVLVGGEWSPSLDGLNPQADPQVLVRTAIRWAQAQTGIDLSSCTKWWRFAEFQYLQPGPPRRLQTVVVYLPDVWTIMPTLEEWEALCQQKAAEAAPSTQEAPGETEPTEQAPDASEQVADTSRRNTETPEATTQQETDTDLPEAPPPPLEPAVIARPGCVNLSLHGIVEDRRPKERISFEVMVLAELFLEMLQRDFGYRVYKMLLSLPEKVVSPPEPEKEEVAKEEATKEEEAIKEEVVKEPKDEVHNEGPAAESEPQLKEDGLLAKPPSSGGEEEEKPRGEASEDLCEMALDPELLLLRDDGEEEFGAKLEDSEVRSVASNQSEMEFSSLQDMPKELDPSAVLPLDCLLAFVFFDANWCGYLHRRDLERILLTLGIRLSAEQAKQLVSRVVTQNICQYRSLQYSRQESLDGGLPEEVLFGNLDLLPTPGKSMKPGATPMEHKALVSHNGSLINVGSLLQRAEQQDSGRLYLENKIHTLELKLEESHNRFSATEVTNKTLAAEMQELRARLAEAEETARMAERQKSQLQRLLQELRRRLAPLQLEMQRVVEKADSWVEKEEPAPSN is encoded by the exons ATGTCCCAGTTTAAGCGTCAGCGGATCAACCCGCTTCCAGGGGGACGAAACTTCTCAG GCACAGCTTCAACATCTCTTCTGGGACCTCCTCCTGGTTTGCTCACTCCTCCTGTGGCCACAGAACTGTCCCAGAATGCCAGGCACCTTCAG GGTGGGGAGAAACAGCGGGTCTTCACTGGTATCGTTACCAGCTTGCATGACTACTTTGGGGTTGTGGATGAAGAGGTCTTCTTTCAGCTAAG TGTGGTGAAGGGCCGGCTACCCCAGCTGGGTGAGAAGGTGCTGGTGAAGGCTGCATACAACCCAGGCCAGGCAGTGCCCTGGAATGCTGTCAAGGTGCAAACGCTCTCCAACCAG cccctaCTGAAGTCCCCGGCACCTCCCCTTCTGCATGTAGCAGCCCTGGGCCAGAAGCAAGGGATTCTGGGAGCTCAGCCTCAGTTGATCTTCCAGCCTCACCGGATTCCCCCACTCTTTCCTCAGAAGC CTCTGAGTCTCTTCCAAACATCCCACACACTTCACCTGAGCCACCTGAACAGATTTCCTGCCCGGGGCCCTCATGGACGGTTGGATCAGGGCCGAAG CGATGACTATGACTCCAAGAAACGCAAACAGCGGGCCGGCGGAGAGCCCTGGGGTGCTAAGAAGCCAAGGCATGACCTGCCTCCTTACCGGGTCCACCTCACTCCCTACACTGTGGACAG CCCCATCTGTGACTTCCTAGAACTCCAGCGCCGTTACCGCAGCCTCCTGGTCCCCTCAGATTTTCTGTCCGTGCATTTGAGCTGGCTGTCAGCATTCCCTCTGAGCCAGCCCTTTTCCCTCCATCATCCGAGCCGGATCCAGGTCTCTTCCGAAAAGGAGGCAGCTCCAGAGGCTGGTGCTGAGCCCATCCCTGCAGACAGCGACCCCGCTTATAGTTCCAAG GTACTGCTGCTTTCTTCCCCGGGGTTGGAGGAGTTGTATCGTTGTTGCATGCTCTTTGTGGATGACATGGCTGAGCCAAGGGAGACGCCAGAGCATCCTCTGAAGCAGATTAAG TTTTTGCTGGGCAGGAAAGAAGAGGAGGCAGTACTGGTTGGGGGTGAATGGTCTCCTTCCCTGGATGGCCTCAACCCCCAGGCTGACCCTCAGGTGCTGGTGCGCACCGCCATCCGCTGGGCGCAGGCCCAGACCGGCATTGACTTGAGCAGCTGCACGAAGTG GTGGCGCTTTGCTGAGTTTCAGTACCTGCAGCCAGGCCCCCCCCGGCGGCTGCAGACAGTGGTGGTGTACCTGCCGGATGTCTGGACCATCATGCCTACTTTGGAGGAGTGGGAGGCCCTGTGCCAGCAGAAAGCTGCAGAGGCAGCTCCCTCGACCCAAGAGGCACCAGGG GAAACGGAACCTACTGAACAGGCACCTGATGCCTCAGAGCAAGTGGCAGATACTTCTAGACGGAACACAGAGACTCCAGAGGCCACCACTCAGCAGGAAACGGACACTGATCTTCCAGAGGCCCCTCCGCCGCCACTGGAACCTGCTGTCATCGCACGCCCTGGCTGTGTAAACCTGTCTCTCCATGGGATTGTGGAGGATCGGAGGCCAAAAGAAAGGATCTCTTTTGAG GTGATGGTGCTGGCCGAGCTGTTTCTGGAGATGCTCCAGAGGGATTTTGGCTATAGGGTTTATAAGATGCTGCTAAGCCTTCCTGAAAAGGTGGTGTCCCCACCTGAAcctgagaaggaggaggtggcCAAGGAGGAAGCCACCAAGGAAGAAGAAGCCATCAAAGAGGAGGTGGTCAAGGAGCCCAAGGATGAGGTACACAATGAGGGCCCGGCTGCAGAGTCAGAGCCCCAGTTG AAGGAGGATGGGCTTTTGGCCAAACCACCATCTTCTgggggagaagaagaagaaaaaccccGGGGTGAGGCTTCCGAGGACCTGTGTGAGATGGCCCTGGACCCAGAACTGCTGCTTCTGAGGGATGATGGAGAGGAGGAGTTCG GAGCAAAGCTGGAGGATTCAGAGGTTCGTTCTGTTGCCTCAAACCAGTCAGAGATGGAGTTCTCTTCACTTCAGGACATG CCCAAGGAGCTGGATCCCTCTGCTGTGCTCCCTTTGGACTGTCTGCTTGCTTTTGTGTTCTTTGATGCCAACTGGTGTGGCTACTTGCACCGGCGAGACTTGGAGAGGATCCTCCTTACCCTTGGGATCCGGCTCAGTGCAGAGCAG GCCAAGCAGCTGGTCAGTAGGGTGGTGACCCAGAACATCTGCCAGTACCGGAGCCTTCAGTATAGCCGCCAAGAGAGCTTGGACGGTGGCCTTCCGGAGGAGGTGCTCTTTG GAAACCTGGATCTGCTGCCTACTCCTGGGAAAAGCATGAAGCCAGGTGCCACCCCCATGGAGCACAAAGCTTTGGTGTCCCACAATGGCAGCCTGATCAACGTAGGGAGTCTGCTACAGCGTGCAGAGCAGCAGGACAGTGGGCGGCTTTACCTGGAGAACAAGATCCACACACTGGAGCTgaagctgg AGGAGAGCCATAACCGTTTCTCAGCCACTGAAGTTACAAATAAGACGCTGGCGGCAGAGATGCAGGAGCTGCGAGCCCGGCTGGCGGAGGCCGAGGAAACCGCCCGGATGGCAGAGCGACAGAAGAGCCAGCTCCAGCGGCTGCTGCAGGAGCTCCGCAGGCGCCTGGCCCCCCTGCAGCTGGAGATGCAGCGGGTGGTGGAAAAG GCTGACAGCTGGGTGGAGAAGGAGGAGCCGGCACCTAGCAACTGA